Proteins from one Cicer arietinum cultivar CDC Frontier isolate Library 1 chromosome 3, Cicar.CDCFrontier_v2.0, whole genome shotgun sequence genomic window:
- the LOC101504886 gene encoding uncharacterized protein, whose amino-acid sequence MSNNRRISLVAGSYERFIWGFTLNPNKQTLTPLFSYPSHLSLIKTVAVSNSVVASGGSDDTIHLYNLSASSSLGSLNQHSATVTALSFYAPPHLPFPRNLVSADADGNLAIFDADGFVHLNTLSVHRKAVNDLAIHPSGKLALTVSHDNCFAMVNLVRGRRSFCCRLDKEASIVRFDASGDSFYMAADETVSVHQAEDARLLLELQCPKRVLCAAPARNGLLYTGGEDRNITAWDIKSGKAAYCIEEAHAARVKGIVVLSDEATGDDEPYLVASASSDGTIRVWDVRMAATEKPNPLAECKTQSRLTCLAGSCLKSAKQPQAGKSNTKVEDKNQMVIDQ is encoded by the exons ATGAGCAATAACAGGAGAATAAGTTTGGTAGCAGGTTCATATGAGAGATTCATATGGGGTTTCACTCTCAATCCCAATAAACAAACCCTAACCCCTCTTTTCTCTTACCCTTCCCATCTCTCACTAATCAAAACCGTCGCCGTCTCTAACTCTGTCGTTGCTTCCGGTGGCTCCGACGACACAATCCATCTCTACAATCTCTCCGCCTCTTCCTCCCTCGGTTCTCTCAACCAACACTCCGCCACTGTTACAGCCCTCTCATTCTACGCACCTCCTCACCTTCCCTTCCCTCGCAATCTCGTCTCCGCCGACGCCGATGGCAACCTCGCGATTTTCGATGCCGACGGCTTCGTCCACCTCAATACGCTTTCTGTTCACCGTAAAGCTGTTAATGATCTTGCTATTCATCCTTCCGGCAAGCTCGCACTCACTGTATCGCATGATAATTGCTTTGCTATGGTTAACCTCGTCCGCGGCCGTAGGAGCTTCTGTTGCCGCCTCGATAAGGAAGCTTCCATTGTTCGTTTTGACGCTTCCGGAGACTCTTTTTATATGGCCGCTGATGAGACGGTCTCTGTTCACCAGGCTGAAGATGCTCGCTTGTTGTTGGAATTGCAATGCCCTAAACGTGTTCTCTGCGCCGCACCTGCTAGG AATGGACTTCTCTATACAGGCGGTGAAGACCGAAATATCACAGCATGGGACATAAAAAGTGGAAAAGCTGCATATTGCATAGAAGAGGCCCATGCTGCCCGTGTAAAAGGTATTGTTGTGCTCAGTGATGAGGCTACAGGGGATGATGAACCATACCTAGTGGCATCTGCATCATCTGATGGGACTATTCGCGTATGGGATGTTCGAATGGCTGCCACAGAGAAGCCAAATCCACTGGCTGAGTGTAAGACACAGTCAAGGTTGACGTGCCTTGCTGGATCGTGTCTTAAAT CTGCCAAACAACCCCAAGCTGGAAAAAGTAATACAAAAGTTGAAGATAAAAATCAAATGGTGATAGATCAATAG
- the LOC101504575 gene encoding frataxin, mitochondrial: protein MASKLLLQRRLFRFLQLSPSSFCSSSSSSIGSPCHSVKAAETLSLSTSSRSFCSQKSNLVDESHGPTPIDYRSLLEEGEFHSLADTTIHSLQEKFEDYGDSIDLDGFDIDYGNDVLTIKLGELGTYVLNKQTPNRQLWLSSPVSGPSRFDWDQDTKAWIYRRNKAKLYKILEVELEQLCGKPIVLS, encoded by the exons ATGGCCTCCAAGCTGCTTTTGCAGAGAAGGCTCTTCAGGTTCTTGCAACTTTCGCCATCTTCCTTTTGTTCCTCGTCTTCTTCTTCCATTGGGTCCCCATGCCATTCTGTCAAAGCAGCAGAAACCCTAAGTCTCTCAACTTCTTCTAGAAGCTTCTGCTCTCAGAAGTCCAATCTTGTTGATGAATCTCATGGCCCCACACCTATTGATTACCG TTCTCTACTAGAGGAGGGTGAATTCCATAGCCTGGCTGATACCACGATACATAGCCTTCAAGAGAAATTTGAG GACTATGGAGACTCTATTGACCTTGATGGATTTGACATAGACTATGGG AATGATGTTTTGACTATCAAACTTGGGGAGCTGGGCACCTACGTATTGAACAAACAGACACCAAATAGACAACTTTGGCTGTCTTCACCAGTGAG TGGTCCGTCTAGGTTTGATTGGGATCAGGATACTAAAGCATGGATTTATAGGCGGAACAAAGCaaagttatataaaattttagaagttGAGTTAGAGCAGCTGTGTGGCAAACCTATTGTTCTTTCCTAA
- the LOC101504239 gene encoding uncharacterized protein codes for MSKAPLQLLTIILLFSFLLSSAAVPTTRSLLNWKNTLDDQLHGGPELRNEEEELMAEKRIDFENNDYPGTGANNRHVPKTPGRA; via the exons ATGTCCAAAGCTCCTCTGCAACTTCTCACAATCATTCtccttttctcttttcttctctcATCTGCTGCTGTCCCAACAACAA GAAGCCTTTTAAACTGGAAAAATACATTAGATGATCAG TTACATGGTGGTCCAGAATTAagaaatgaagaagaagagttAATGGCAGAGAAAAggattgattttgaaaataatgaCTATCCAGGGACAGGAGCAAACAACAGACATGTACCAAAGACACCTGGAAGAGCTTGA